The following nucleotide sequence is from Thermoanaerobaculia bacterium.
CATGCCCCCGGCGCCCAACGCGGAAAGGATTTCGTAAGGACCCAGGCGGGTGCCGGTTGCGAGACTCATCGCCCACCCCGGGTCCGCCATCGCCCTTCGAAGCCCTGGCGAGGGAGGGGCGAAGGCGCACCTCCGGCTCCGGGACGAGAGATGACTTCATGGAGGCCGAGACGGGAACGGGCAGCGAGAGTCATGTCGTTCCTCCTTCGGATGACCATGGGCGAAGGTCGACGGAAAACGGAACGATTTCGTAGCGTCCGAGTCGCGATCCCGATGCCCGCATTCCGCTCCCGAGCCGTCAGTGGCCGCCGGGCCCGCCCGTACGGGTCGCCGGCGCTTTCCTTCCGTTGTGCGGCGAAAACTCGAGTGATTCTATCGCGGTTCAGGGTCCGGCGAGGGGACCGGTGCCATCCGCTTTTCCGCAGGCGATCACCGCGAGGCGGACGGGCGTCGTCGCGGATCGACGATCGGCGGCCGCCTACTGGTGGAGGGCCTCCGGCCAGTTCAACACGACCGTGATCGGCGCGATCTTCTCCTTCCCGAGCGGCGAGAGCAGGAGGAATTTCTGGCCGTCACGGGTGACGGCGTAGGCGTTGCGCCGCTGGCCGGGCTGCACGCGGGCGTCGAAGAGGGCCTGTGGCACGCCGGCCGTGAACGTCGCGCCGGCGTCGATCGCCGCGGCCATCATCTTGGAGTCGAGGCCCCGAAAGTAGATCGTCTTTCCGTCGGCGCTCCAGTGCGGCTCCGTTCCCCCCGCCCCCGAGACCTGCCACTTGCCGCCCGGCCCGGGGAACTGCTGCACGTAGATCTCGAATCGGCCCGATTCGTTCGACATGTAGGTCACGTACCGGACGTCGGGAGAGAACGTCGGAAGGACCTCGGTGAATGCGCCCTCCACGAAAGGAAACGGCTTGTTCGTGCGGTCGGTCGGATAGACCCAGATGTCCCAGGAATTCTTCGCCGTCAGGCGGTTCACGAGAATGAACTTCCCGTCGCTCGACCAGTCGTTGGCGATGAGCGAATCGCCGCAGGACCAGAGCTCGGTCTCCGGTCCCGTCCCCGAGGCGTCCTTCTGGTACAGGCTCGGAGGACCCTTGCGGTCCGACGAGTAAACGAGGCGGTTTCCGTCGGGCGACCACACGGGGGCGACTTCGTTGGCGGGATCGAACGTGAATCGCGAGGTGACGCCCCGCACGAGATCCCGGATCCAGATGTCGCGCTTGTCCGAACGCGAATCGGACACGTCCATGGCCAGACGCGTCCCGTCGGGAGAAATCGCGCTCGATCCGTAGCCGGCGGCCTTTTCGAGCTCCGACGTCTCCTTGCCGGACCGGTCGACCCAGACGAGGCGGGTCTCGTTCGAGACGCCGCCCCGGTAGACGAGGGCGCCGTTGGCGGAGACCGAAAAATCGGCGAGGCCGTTTCCCGTCGCGCCCATCTGCTCGGCGATCGGAACGGGTTCCCCGGTGAGCTTCAGCGCCGACGCGTCGAAAGCCTGCGCGACGAGCGTCCCTTCCTTGACGTAGAGCAGGCGCCCGGGAGGGGCGTATTGCGCGAGGGAGTCCGAGTCGAGGATCTTCCTCGGCTTCTCCTGCGGGTCGAGGCTCGCCGCCATCACGCGACCCTGTCCCGTTCCTCCGCCCCCGAACTCGAAATAGAGGAAATGCTTGCCGTCGGGGAGGAAATCCGGCCAACCGACGCTCGAAGAGCCTTCCGCCTTCACAGCCGTCTGAGGGGTTCCACCCCCCGCCGAGACGCGGCGAATCGGATCGGAAGTCTGACCGTCGAAGAGGATCGTTCCGTCCTTCCCCCAGGATCCGTCGGCGCCCGTCGTCGCGTCGCAGATCGTCTGCGGGGGAGCCCCCGCGATATCGACCTTCTTCAGCTTTCCTTCCGCGACGAAGGCGATATGCCGGCTGTCGGGCGCCCAGATCGGCCGGAACGACGCCCCGTCGGTGCCGGGGACGGGCCGCGGATCGAGAGCTTCGAGCGGGCGCATCCAGATCTGCGCCTTGCCGTCGGCGTTTCGGGCCGAAAAGGCGAGGAGCTTTCCGTCCGGGGATATCCGCGGAGCTTCGACCACCGAGAGTGCGTCCGGAAGGACGAGCTGGAAACGGACGGGGGAGGCCGGCGCGGGCGCCCGGCGAAGGTAGCCGACGGCGAGGAGCGCCGCGGCGGCGAAGAGGAGCCCCGAGAGTCCCCACGCGAGCTTCTCGCGCGTCTTCCGTCGCGACACGACGAC
It contains:
- a CDS encoding protein kinase; its protein translation is MTLAAGTRLGPYEVASPLGAGGMGEVYRAKDTRLDREVAIKVLPEHLSANAELRQRFEREAKAISALTHPHICTLHDVGNQDGVEYLVMELLDGQSLSERLESGALPPDQVIRFGIEIADALEAAHRQGIVHRDLKPGNVMLTRSGVKLLDFGLAKHRAAAVQSEISHLSSMATELTPSRPALTEQGTIMGTFQYMAPEQLEGKEADARSDIFAFGCVLYEMATGRKAFTGKSRASMIGAILKDHPAPISSITPMTPPALDRLVQTCLAKEPDDRFQTAHDVKLQLQWIAEGGSQAGAPAVVVSRRKTREKLAWGLSGLLFAAAALLAVGYLRRAPAPASPVRFQLVLPDALSVVEAPRISPDGKLLAFSARNADGKAQIWMRPLEALDPRPVPGTDGASFRPIWAPDSRHIAFVAEGKLKKVDIAGAPPQTICDATTGADGSWGKDGTILFDGQTSDPIRRVSAGGGTPQTAVKAEGSSSVGWPDFLPDGKHFLYFEFGGGGTGQGRVMAASLDPQEKPRKILDSDSLAQYAPPGRLLYVKEGTLVAQAFDASALKLTGEPVPIAEQMGATGNGLADFSVSANGALVYRGGVSNETRLVWVDRSGKETSELEKAAGYGSSAISPDGTRLAMDVSDSRSDKRDIWIRDLVRGVTSRFTFDPANEVAPVWSPDGNRLVYSSDRKGPPSLYQKDASGTGPETELWSCGDSLIANDWSSDGKFILVNRLTAKNSWDIWVYPTDRTNKPFPFVEGAFTEVLPTFSPDVRYVTYMSNESGRFEIYVQQFPGPGGKWQVSGAGGTEPHWSADGKTIYFRGLDSKMMAAAIDAGATFTAGVPQALFDARVQPGQRRNAYAVTRDGQKFLLLSPLGKEKIAPITVVLNWPEALHQ